GAGGAAAAGGAACAAAATGTGATTCGCAGACCCAGACTATTTAACAAAAGAACCATTTTGGACAACTTAACAAATGAGGAAATCAAACTACGCTACCGGTTTGGAAGAGCTGCCATTCTAGATTTACATTCAAAGTTGAAACCATACTTAGATCCACAAACGAAACGCAACCATGCAATTTCTGGAATTGGGAAGCTTTTAGCTACTTTACATTTTCTGGCCTCTGGATCCTTCCAGACAACTGTCTCTGCAGTATCAGGTTGTAGCCAGCctactttttccaaaattttaaacCAAGTATTAGCAGGGATAACTAGTTTGGCACCACAGCTTCTTCACTACAACATGAGCACCAATAACTTATGTCGAATTAAGGAAGACTTTTATGCAATGGCTCATATGCCAAATGTTATTGGGGCTATAGACTGCACACACATTGCATTGATACCACCTTCTGATAAAGAAAGACTATATTATAATCGGAAAGGCTTTCACTCTGTTAATGTGCAGGTACAGTATTTTAGAAGTAAATGTGGTTGTTTTCTTCCATGTTCAAAGTTGTACTCATATGTTGTAAATCTTTCTCCTAGGTGGTTTGTGATGCACATACCAAAATTCTTGATGTAGTTGCCAAATATCCAGGTTCAAGCCATGATTCTTTCATATTTAGAAACTCACACTTACACGACAGACTTTGTCAAGGAGAAGCACAAGAAGGATGGTTACTTGGTAAGATACAGTTTAAGGCATTTATTTGTGTTCACCAtaatacaacatttaaataagttatttttatttaaaattattattgttacacttttttaattatatgtatgtatttattttttaatattattatataactttCATATacaacacaaaatacattttatgctatgaccacattaaacattaaagaaaacaaCATGCCATTACAACATTATATATTTGCCCAAATTGTGTACAAACATTATTCATGATTGATTACATTTTGCTTTCTATTGttaattatgaatttttttcttccttaaggGGACAATGGTTATCAAATAAAACCATGGCTTATAACACCACTGTTAAATGCAGAGACGCGAGCAGAACAACGCTTTAATAAAAGCCACAAAACAACAAGATGCATAATAGAGAGAACATTTGGGATTTTAAAAAGCAGATTCCGTTGTCTTGACAAAACTGGCGGTGCACTGTTTTATCGGCCTGAAAAAGTGTGTCTAATCATCTTTTGCTGCTGTATATTACATAATTTTGCCCTTGTACATAATGAGAATATTGACGGTTTAGAGGATCTCAGTCAAGTGGAAGACATAGATCAGTTCCATGCTGAAGATACTCCTGAAGGTGTGCTAGTACGTCAACAGAttatagacaattttttttaactgttaaaacTGGCCccagcattgtttaaacctcaattgCACACTACTGTCTGTAATGTAGTATCTTTTTCACACATGTaattccccctgcattgttcacaatagtgacacctctattgttcaagcCCTGTATTGTTGACACCTGTGACCCAGACTTAAAATGACTACATTGTTCACCTGCTCACGCTCATACAATCTGCTGaaagggcaccagcactgtgtcaactGTATGTAGTACAGTGGTCATGATAGCTATCCCTGTCTCCTAACGTAGTATggcttccctatgcttcctgagTATGCCAAACTTGGCCAGCCCTATGTTTCCTGAGTGTGCCATACACTGGCTGTGGATCAAAAGCctagtagggtttgttctgggtgtttgttagcatttaaaatTGTTGTTAGGAGGCCAAAGATGTTTAATTGGGTGCTGTGTTCTCCTCAAAGGAAATTAAcgcatatggatttaaggctaTGTCTTCATTAAAGTAATTAAACTTGTTTCAAATATGATTATTTGTCCAattgctgagtattctgggatcTCATCCAAAAAGGATTTTACTTGTGTTTTCCATGTATTAATGCAAGTTAAAAAAGGCAAGCAAATTTTTCACAATGGTGGTGAAGTGCAAAGCAACAACCTGTAAGGCAGTGTACTCCAGTGCGTCACCAGCAAAATGTGGTTACTTGTTTACACgctaaaaatacataattctgTATTCAACACTTGCAGTTTAATGTTGAATGCATAAAAACTACTAATGCAAAACAGTAGGCAAACAAACTGCTGAGGGAGTTGCAATAGTCACTTTTAGCATACAATTGCATCACTAAAATTAGTTATTTATAGGTTGGAATCATTTGCAATATTTTATCACAAATAAAAGTAGGTCACATGTTTAACTAAGTTGCTGATCTCTGATCTAAAACATATATGTCATGTACTATGTATTTGTAGCTGGTGAAGGAGCACTAAAcatacttgtgtaatgtaattagtaaagtacaggtataagaccagttatccagaaagctcgggacctggggatttccggaaaacggatatttccataatttggatcttcataccttaagtctactacaaattcaggtaaactttaaataaagccaattgaCCCATactagactggttttgcttccaataagggttaattatatgttagttgggatgaagtgcaaggtactattatgacacagaaaaaggaaatcattgttaaaaatgtggattatttggataaaatgaccctctatgggagccattctgtcattcagatctttctggatattgagTTTCCAGATAGGGGAT
This is a stretch of genomic DNA from Xenopus laevis strain J_2021 chromosome 6S, Xenopus_laevis_v10.1, whole genome shotgun sequence. It encodes these proteins:
- the LOC121395102 gene encoding putative nuclease HARBI1, which translates into the protein MLGEVKSLPVHSNEEKEQNVIRRPRLFNKRTILDNLTNEEIKLRYRFGRAAILDLHSKLKPYLDPQTKRNHAISGIGKLLATLHFLASGSFQTTVSAVSGCSQPTFSKILNQVLAGITSLAPQLLHYNMSTNNLCRIKEDFYAMAHMPNVIGAIDCTHIALIPPSDKERLYYNRKGFHSVNVQVVCDAHTKILDVVAKYPGSSHDSFIFRNSHLHDRLCQGEAQEGWLLGDNGYQIKPWLITPLLNAETRAEQRFNKSHKTTRCIIERTFGILKSRFRCLDKTGGALFYRPEKVCLIIFCCCILHNFALVHNENIDGLEDLSQVEDIDQFHAEDTPEGVLVRQQIIDNFF